The Syngnathus typhle isolate RoL2023-S1 ecotype Sweden linkage group LG11, RoL_Styp_1.0, whole genome shotgun sequence genome contains a region encoding:
- the LOC133162839 gene encoding microphthalmia-associated transcription factor-like isoform X3, producing the protein MLEMLEYSHYQVQSHLENPNKYHIQQNQRQQVRQYLSSTLGGKAGAQCPSQPPEHGMPPGPASSAPNSPMAHLTLISNCEKEVRVTKMDEVIDDIISMETSYNEDVLGLMDQGLQLNTTLPVSGNLLEVYGNQGLPLPGLAISNSCPPNIKRAYSAPGMKQVLSKPGTCGRYENYQRSDGFPVVERRRRFNINDRIKELGTLIPKSNDPDMRWNKGTILKASVDYIRKLQREQQRTKELECRQRKLEHTNRHLMLRIQELEIQARAHGLTIVSSPSVCTSEMMGRVIKQEPILDDRPTDFYHHVSAPDMSPPTTLDLNNGTITFDPIPSDSGDPGPYANPRTCKTKELVRDNTLSPISPSDTLLSSMSPDGSVNAHHSSSSRIEDKECPC; encoded by the exons ATGTTGGAGATGCTTGAGTACAGCCACTACCAG GTGCAATCCCATCTCGAAAATCCCAACAAGTACCACATCCAGCAGAACCAAAGGCAGCAGGTGAGACAGTATCTGTCAAGCACCCTGGGAGGCAAAGCTGGCGCCCAGTGCCCCAGCCAGCCCCCCGAACACGGCATGCCACCCGGGCCTGCCAGCAGCGCCCCCAACAGTCCCATGGCTcatctcaccctcatctctaaCTGTGAGAAAGAGGTACGCGTAACAAAG ATGGATGAAGttattgatgacatcatcagcatGGAGACAAGTTACAACGAGGATGTTCTTGGACTTATGGATCAAGGACTTCAGCTCAACACCACA TTACCTGTGTCTGGTAATCTTCTGGAAGTATACGGTAACCAAGGACTTCCCCTGCCAGGCCTAGCCATCAGCAACTCCTGCCCACCAAACATCAAAAGGGCATACTCAG CTCCTGGCATGAAACAAGTACTGAGCAAACCTGGAACCTGTGGCCGATATGAAAACTACCAAAGATCAGATGGATTTCCAGTAG TTGAACGAAGACGAAGATTCAATATCAACGATCGCATAAAAGAACTTGGAACTTTAATCCCAAAGTCGAATGATCC AGATATGCGCTGGAATAAGGGCACCATTCTAAAAGCTTCAGTTGACTACATACGCAAACTGCAGCGAGAACAACAGAGGACCAAAGAGCTCGAGTGCAGACAGCGGAAGCTGGAGCATACTAATCGTCACCTGATGCTTCGAATCCAG GAGTTGGAGATCCAAGCCCGCGCTCACGGTCTCACCATTGTCTCATCCCCGTCAGTCTGCACATCAGAGATGATGGGCCGGGTCATAAAACAGGAACCCATCCTGGATGACCGCCCCACGGATTTCTACCATCACGTCTCGGCTCCTGACATGTCCCCTCCGACAACACTGGACCTCAACAATGGCACCATTACCTTTGACCCCATTCCCAGTGACAGCGGCGATCCTGGCCCCTACGCAAACCCCAGGACCTGTAAAACGAAGGAATTGGTCAGGGACAATACGTTGTCACCAATCTCCCCGAGCGACACTTTGCTGTCATCAATGTCTCCAGATGGCTCAGTTAATGCCCACCACAGTTCTAGTTCTAGAATTGAGGACAAGGAGTGCCCCTGTTAG
- the LOC133162839 gene encoding microphthalmia-associated transcription factor-like isoform X4 yields the protein MPPGPASSAPNSPMAHLTLISNCEKEVRVTKMDEVIDDIISMETSYNEDVLGLMDQGLQLNTTLPVSGNLLEVYGNQGLPLPGLAISNSCPPNIKRAYSAPGMKQVLSKPGTCGRYENYQRSDGFPVEAEVRALAKERQKKDNHNLIERRRRFNINDRIKELGTLIPKSNDPDMRWNKGTILKASVDYIRKLQREQQRTKELECRQRKLEHTNRHLMLRIQELEIQARAHGLTIVSSPSVCTSEMMGRVIKQEPILDDRPTDFYHHVSAPDMSPPTTLDLNNGTITFDPIPSDSGDPGPYANPRTCKTKELVRDNTLSPISPSDTLLSSMSPDGSVNAHHSSSSRIEDKECPC from the exons ATGCCACCCGGGCCTGCCAGCAGCGCCCCCAACAGTCCCATGGCTcatctcaccctcatctctaaCTGTGAGAAAGAGGTACGCGTAACAAAG ATGGATGAAGttattgatgacatcatcagcatGGAGACAAGTTACAACGAGGATGTTCTTGGACTTATGGATCAAGGACTTCAGCTCAACACCACA TTACCTGTGTCTGGTAATCTTCTGGAAGTATACGGTAACCAAGGACTTCCCCTGCCAGGCCTAGCCATCAGCAACTCCTGCCCACCAAACATCAAAAGGGCATACTCAG CTCCTGGCATGAAACAAGTACTGAGCAAACCTGGAACCTGTGGCCGATATGAAAACTACCAAAGATCAGATGGATTTCCAGTAG AGGCTGAGGTTCGTGCTCTGGCTAAAGAACGACAGAAAAAGGACAATCACAACTTGA TTGAACGAAGACGAAGATTCAATATCAACGATCGCATAAAAGAACTTGGAACTTTAATCCCAAAGTCGAATGATCC AGATATGCGCTGGAATAAGGGCACCATTCTAAAAGCTTCAGTTGACTACATACGCAAACTGCAGCGAGAACAACAGAGGACCAAAGAGCTCGAGTGCAGACAGCGGAAGCTGGAGCATACTAATCGTCACCTGATGCTTCGAATCCAG GAGTTGGAGATCCAAGCCCGCGCTCACGGTCTCACCATTGTCTCATCCCCGTCAGTCTGCACATCAGAGATGATGGGCCGGGTCATAAAACAGGAACCCATCCTGGATGACCGCCCCACGGATTTCTACCATCACGTCTCGGCTCCTGACATGTCCCCTCCGACAACACTGGACCTCAACAATGGCACCATTACCTTTGACCCCATTCCCAGTGACAGCGGCGATCCTGGCCCCTACGCAAACCCCAGGACCTGTAAAACGAAGGAATTGGTCAGGGACAATACGTTGTCACCAATCTCCCCGAGCGACACTTTGCTGTCATCAATGTCTCCAGATGGCTCAGTTAATGCCCACCACAGTTCTAGTTCTAGAATTGAGGACAAGGAGTGCCCCTGTTAG
- the LOC133162839 gene encoding microphthalmia-associated transcription factor-like isoform X1, which yields MLEMLEYSHYQVQSHLENPNKYHIQQNQRQQVRQYLSSTLGGKAGAQCPSQPPEHGMPPGPASSAPNSPMAHLTLISNCEKEVRVTKMDEVIDDIISMETSYNEDVLGLMDQGLQLNTTLPVSGNLLEVYGNQGLPLPGLAISNSCPPNIKRAYSAPGMKQVLSKPGTCGRYENYQRSDGFPVEAEVRALAKERQKKDNHNLIERRRRFNINDRIKELGTLIPKSNDPDMRWNKGTILKASVDYIRKLQREQQRTKELECRQRKLEHTNRHLMLRIQELEIQARAHGLTIVSSPSVCTSEMMGRVIKQEPILDDRPTDFYHHVSAPDMSPPTTLDLNNGTITFDPIPSDSGDPGPYANPRTCKTKELVRDNTLSPISPSDTLLSSMSPDGSVNAHHSSSSRIEDKECPC from the exons ATGTTGGAGATGCTTGAGTACAGCCACTACCAG GTGCAATCCCATCTCGAAAATCCCAACAAGTACCACATCCAGCAGAACCAAAGGCAGCAGGTGAGACAGTATCTGTCAAGCACCCTGGGAGGCAAAGCTGGCGCCCAGTGCCCCAGCCAGCCCCCCGAACACGGCATGCCACCCGGGCCTGCCAGCAGCGCCCCCAACAGTCCCATGGCTcatctcaccctcatctctaaCTGTGAGAAAGAGGTACGCGTAACAAAG ATGGATGAAGttattgatgacatcatcagcatGGAGACAAGTTACAACGAGGATGTTCTTGGACTTATGGATCAAGGACTTCAGCTCAACACCACA TTACCTGTGTCTGGTAATCTTCTGGAAGTATACGGTAACCAAGGACTTCCCCTGCCAGGCCTAGCCATCAGCAACTCCTGCCCACCAAACATCAAAAGGGCATACTCAG CTCCTGGCATGAAACAAGTACTGAGCAAACCTGGAACCTGTGGCCGATATGAAAACTACCAAAGATCAGATGGATTTCCAGTAG AGGCTGAGGTTCGTGCTCTGGCTAAAGAACGACAGAAAAAGGACAATCACAACTTGA TTGAACGAAGACGAAGATTCAATATCAACGATCGCATAAAAGAACTTGGAACTTTAATCCCAAAGTCGAATGATCC AGATATGCGCTGGAATAAGGGCACCATTCTAAAAGCTTCAGTTGACTACATACGCAAACTGCAGCGAGAACAACAGAGGACCAAAGAGCTCGAGTGCAGACAGCGGAAGCTGGAGCATACTAATCGTCACCTGATGCTTCGAATCCAG GAGTTGGAGATCCAAGCCCGCGCTCACGGTCTCACCATTGTCTCATCCCCGTCAGTCTGCACATCAGAGATGATGGGCCGGGTCATAAAACAGGAACCCATCCTGGATGACCGCCCCACGGATTTCTACCATCACGTCTCGGCTCCTGACATGTCCCCTCCGACAACACTGGACCTCAACAATGGCACCATTACCTTTGACCCCATTCCCAGTGACAGCGGCGATCCTGGCCCCTACGCAAACCCCAGGACCTGTAAAACGAAGGAATTGGTCAGGGACAATACGTTGTCACCAATCTCCCCGAGCGACACTTTGCTGTCATCAATGTCTCCAGATGGCTCAGTTAATGCCCACCACAGTTCTAGTTCTAGAATTGAGGACAAGGAGTGCCCCTGTTAG
- the LOC133162839 gene encoding microphthalmia-associated transcription factor-like isoform X2, whose translation MLEMLEYSHYQVQSHLENPNKYHIQQNQRQQVRQYLSSTLGGKAGAQCPSQPPEHGMPPGPASSAPNSPMAHLTLISNCEKEMDEVIDDIISMETSYNEDVLGLMDQGLQLNTTLPVSGNLLEVYGNQGLPLPGLAISNSCPPNIKRAYSAPGMKQVLSKPGTCGRYENYQRSDGFPVEAEVRALAKERQKKDNHNLIERRRRFNINDRIKELGTLIPKSNDPDMRWNKGTILKASVDYIRKLQREQQRTKELECRQRKLEHTNRHLMLRIQELEIQARAHGLTIVSSPSVCTSEMMGRVIKQEPILDDRPTDFYHHVSAPDMSPPTTLDLNNGTITFDPIPSDSGDPGPYANPRTCKTKELVRDNTLSPISPSDTLLSSMSPDGSVNAHHSSSSRIEDKECPC comes from the exons ATGTTGGAGATGCTTGAGTACAGCCACTACCAG GTGCAATCCCATCTCGAAAATCCCAACAAGTACCACATCCAGCAGAACCAAAGGCAGCAGGTGAGACAGTATCTGTCAAGCACCCTGGGAGGCAAAGCTGGCGCCCAGTGCCCCAGCCAGCCCCCCGAACACGGCATGCCACCCGGGCCTGCCAGCAGCGCCCCCAACAGTCCCATGGCTcatctcaccctcatctctaaCTGTGAGAAAGAG ATGGATGAAGttattgatgacatcatcagcatGGAGACAAGTTACAACGAGGATGTTCTTGGACTTATGGATCAAGGACTTCAGCTCAACACCACA TTACCTGTGTCTGGTAATCTTCTGGAAGTATACGGTAACCAAGGACTTCCCCTGCCAGGCCTAGCCATCAGCAACTCCTGCCCACCAAACATCAAAAGGGCATACTCAG CTCCTGGCATGAAACAAGTACTGAGCAAACCTGGAACCTGTGGCCGATATGAAAACTACCAAAGATCAGATGGATTTCCAGTAG AGGCTGAGGTTCGTGCTCTGGCTAAAGAACGACAGAAAAAGGACAATCACAACTTGA TTGAACGAAGACGAAGATTCAATATCAACGATCGCATAAAAGAACTTGGAACTTTAATCCCAAAGTCGAATGATCC AGATATGCGCTGGAATAAGGGCACCATTCTAAAAGCTTCAGTTGACTACATACGCAAACTGCAGCGAGAACAACAGAGGACCAAAGAGCTCGAGTGCAGACAGCGGAAGCTGGAGCATACTAATCGTCACCTGATGCTTCGAATCCAG GAGTTGGAGATCCAAGCCCGCGCTCACGGTCTCACCATTGTCTCATCCCCGTCAGTCTGCACATCAGAGATGATGGGCCGGGTCATAAAACAGGAACCCATCCTGGATGACCGCCCCACGGATTTCTACCATCACGTCTCGGCTCCTGACATGTCCCCTCCGACAACACTGGACCTCAACAATGGCACCATTACCTTTGACCCCATTCCCAGTGACAGCGGCGATCCTGGCCCCTACGCAAACCCCAGGACCTGTAAAACGAAGGAATTGGTCAGGGACAATACGTTGTCACCAATCTCCCCGAGCGACACTTTGCTGTCATCAATGTCTCCAGATGGCTCAGTTAATGCCCACCACAGTTCTAGTTCTAGAATTGAGGACAAGGAGTGCCCCTGTTAG